The following proteins are co-located in the Rhodococcus opacus B4 genome:
- a CDS encoding polynucleotide kinase-phosphatase: MTDISVPALSLVVLVGVSGSGKSSFAAQHFAPTQVLSSDFCRGLVADDENDQSATSDAFDVLLYIAGTRLRRGLLTVVDATNVQREARKALVDLAKSHDVLVDAIVIDVPDDVAIARNATRPDRDFGPHVIRRQHKDLRRSLPKLGREGFRRVHVLTGVEAIDSATVSIEKAWTDKRDLTGPFDIIGDVHGCRSELETLLRELGWQLQPDGAGAHHPEGRTAVFVGDLVDRGPDTPGVLRLVMGMVAAGTALCVSGNHEQKLSRALHGRNVTTSHGLQASLDQLAAESDDFRKSAHAFIDGLISHYELDGGNLVVAHAGLKEAYHGRASARVRSFALYGDTTGETDEYGLPVRYPWAHDYRGRAFVVYGHTPVPETEWINNTICLDTGVVFGGRLTALRYPGKDIVSVPAEQVWFEPARPLDTASARPGHRTQRDPTLLSIDDVRGTRHIDVRYNKGRIKVREENAAAALEIMSRFAVDPRWLVYLPPTMAPPATSNLDGYLEHPVQAFAEFAAAGVGEVVCEEKHMGSRAIAVVARDAATAAERFGVTDGSSGIVYTRTGRPFFDDPATMSELVARLRTACTPLMDDLGSSWLALDCELLPWSAKAGELIRTQYASVGAAAGAALPDAITALERAAARGLDVADLLTHNRTREANARLFREAYARYCWPVTGLDGVRLAPFQILACEGRATAVTEPHSWHLAKLATLDDPLVAGTRHQFVDLTSDESRHAATTWWSQLTDAGGEGMVVKPLGPTPAELAHRRIQPGIKVRGREYLRIIYGPDYTENLDVLRDRSLGRKRSMALREHALGLEALTRLTEGDPLWRVHETVFAVLALESEPVDPRL, from the coding sequence ATGACTGACATCTCGGTGCCGGCACTGTCGCTGGTGGTTCTCGTGGGTGTGTCCGGCAGTGGCAAATCCAGCTTCGCCGCACAGCATTTCGCACCGACCCAGGTGCTGTCCTCCGACTTCTGCCGGGGACTGGTCGCCGACGACGAAAACGACCAGTCCGCAACCTCGGACGCTTTCGACGTGCTGCTCTACATCGCCGGAACCCGACTGCGACGTGGCCTGCTCACGGTCGTCGATGCCACCAATGTGCAGCGCGAAGCGCGCAAGGCATTGGTCGATCTGGCCAAATCCCACGACGTTCTGGTGGACGCGATCGTGATCGACGTTCCCGACGACGTCGCGATCGCGCGCAACGCGACCCGACCGGACCGCGACTTCGGTCCACACGTGATCCGACGGCAGCACAAGGACCTTCGGCGGTCGCTGCCGAAGCTCGGCCGCGAAGGATTCCGGCGAGTGCATGTGCTCACCGGAGTCGAGGCCATCGACTCGGCGACCGTGTCGATCGAGAAGGCCTGGACCGACAAGCGAGATCTGACCGGACCTTTCGACATCATCGGCGACGTCCACGGCTGCCGAAGCGAACTGGAAACGCTGCTGCGCGAACTCGGCTGGCAACTCCAGCCCGACGGCGCAGGCGCCCACCACCCCGAGGGGCGGACCGCGGTGTTCGTCGGCGACCTGGTCGACCGCGGACCGGACACCCCGGGAGTGCTGCGCCTGGTGATGGGCATGGTTGCGGCCGGGACTGCCCTGTGTGTCTCGGGCAATCACGAACAGAAGCTCTCCCGCGCGCTGCACGGCCGGAACGTCACCACCTCGCACGGGCTGCAGGCGTCGCTGGATCAGCTCGCAGCGGAATCCGACGACTTCCGCAAGTCCGCGCATGCATTCATCGACGGCCTGATCAGCCACTACGAACTCGACGGCGGCAATCTGGTGGTCGCGCACGCCGGGCTGAAGGAGGCCTACCACGGCCGCGCATCGGCGCGGGTGCGCTCGTTCGCCCTCTACGGCGACACCACCGGTGAGACCGACGAGTACGGACTGCCGGTGCGCTACCCGTGGGCCCACGACTACCGTGGACGGGCGTTCGTCGTGTACGGCCACACCCCCGTGCCGGAGACCGAGTGGATCAACAACACCATCTGCCTCGACACCGGTGTCGTCTTCGGTGGCAGGCTGACCGCCCTGCGCTACCCCGGTAAGGACATCGTGTCCGTTCCGGCCGAGCAGGTGTGGTTCGAACCGGCGCGACCACTCGACACGGCATCGGCCAGGCCGGGCCATCGGACGCAGCGCGATCCGACCCTGTTGTCCATCGACGACGTGCGCGGAACACGGCACATCGACGTCCGGTACAACAAGGGACGCATCAAGGTGCGCGAGGAGAACGCCGCCGCTGCGCTCGAGATCATGAGCCGATTCGCCGTCGACCCACGCTGGCTGGTGTACCTGCCGCCGACCATGGCCCCACCGGCCACCTCGAACCTCGACGGATACCTGGAACACCCTGTGCAGGCCTTCGCCGAGTTCGCGGCGGCTGGGGTCGGCGAGGTCGTGTGCGAGGAGAAGCACATGGGTTCCCGGGCCATCGCCGTGGTGGCCCGTGATGCCGCAACCGCGGCGGAGCGGTTCGGCGTCACCGACGGAAGCTCGGGAATCGTCTACACCCGCACCGGCCGACCGTTCTTCGACGACCCGGCCACGATGAGCGAACTGGTGGCCCGGCTCCGCACCGCGTGCACTCCGCTGATGGACGACCTCGGGTCGTCGTGGCTGGCGCTCGATTGCGAACTGCTGCCGTGGTCGGCGAAGGCAGGAGAGCTGATCCGCACCCAGTACGCATCGGTCGGCGCCGCGGCGGGTGCGGCGCTGCCGGACGCGATCACCGCACTGGAACGGGCCGCAGCGAGGGGATTGGATGTCGCAGACCTGTTGACTCACAACCGAACCCGCGAGGCCAACGCTCGTCTTTTCAGGGAGGCGTACGCGCGGTACTGCTGGCCGGTGACCGGTCTGGACGGGGTGCGGCTCGCGCCGTTCCAGATCCTCGCCTGTGAAGGCCGCGCGACCGCCGTCACCGAACCGCACTCCTGGCACCTGGCGAAGCTGGCGACACTCGACGATCCGCTCGTCGCCGGGACCAGGCATCAGTTCGTCGATCTCACGTCCGACGAGTCCCGGCACGCGGCGACCACCTGGTGGTCGCAACTGACCGACGCCGGCGGTGAGGGCATGGTGGTCAAGCCACTCGGCCCCACACCCGCAGAACTGGCACATCGACGGATCCAGCCGGGCATCAAGGTGCGGGGGCGGGAATATCTGCGCATCATCTACGGCCCCGACTACACCGAGAACCTCGACGTCCTCCGCGACCGCTCCCTCGGTCGCAAACGATCGATGGCCCTGCGCGAACATGCGCTCGGCCTCGAGGCGCTGACCCGGCTCACCGAAGGCGACCCGCTGTGGCGAGTGCACGAAACGGTGTTCGCGGTTCTGGCGCTCGAGTCCGAGCCGGTGGACCCACGGCTGTAG
- a CDS encoding class I SAM-dependent methyltransferase, with product MANARTQPGETVRESYSARSQEYADLFGSMTSTHPSDRALVRSWAAALTGPVLDAGCGPGQWTDFLAACGVAASGIDLVPEFVERARVRYPRLSFDVGDFEAVDAAAESLGGVLSWYSLVHHSPQDIQIPLAEFARVIRPGGGLLVGFFEGATVDTFDHAVTTAHRWPVAELSEQLVTAGFEVTETHTRTGSGYRPHGAITARRQITR from the coding sequence ATGGCGAACGCGAGAACCCAACCAGGCGAGACCGTCCGAGAGTCGTACTCGGCCAGATCCCAGGAATACGCGGATCTCTTCGGCTCCATGACTTCGACACACCCGTCCGATCGGGCCCTGGTGCGCAGCTGGGCCGCCGCCTTGACGGGACCCGTGCTCGACGCCGGATGTGGCCCGGGTCAGTGGACCGACTTCCTGGCCGCGTGCGGAGTCGCTGCGAGCGGGATCGATCTGGTGCCTGAGTTCGTGGAACGGGCTCGCGTACGGTATCCACGTCTCTCCTTCGACGTCGGCGACTTCGAGGCAGTGGACGCCGCGGCAGAATCGCTGGGCGGTGTGCTGTCCTGGTACTCGCTCGTCCATCACAGCCCGCAAGACATCCAGATTCCGCTCGCCGAATTCGCGCGCGTGATTCGACCGGGCGGAGGGCTCCTGGTGGGCTTCTTCGAAGGAGCAACCGTGGACACTTTCGACCATGCCGTCACCACGGCCCATCGTTGGCCGGTTGCAGAACTCAGCGAACAGTTGGTCACCGCCGGGTTCGAGGTGACCGAGACGCATACCCGAACGGGGAGCGGTTACCGGCCTCACGGTGCGATCACCGCTCGCCGGCAGATCACCCGGTGA